Proteins encoded by one window of Phenylobacterium soli:
- a CDS encoding YebC/PmpR family DNA-binding transcriptional regulator produces MAGHSKFKNIMHRKGRADAARSKLFSKLAREITVAAKAGLPDPNMNSRLRLAVANAKAESMPKDVIDRAIKKGAGGDAESYDEIRYEGFGPGGVGVIVEVMTDNRNRAASNVRSIFGKNGGNLGETGAVSFMFDRVGQIVYPASAGSEDAVMEAAIEAGAEDVESDEESHTIYTAFEQLSEVAGALEKALGEAKSTSVVWRPKSQTPISGDAAATLLKLIDALEDDDDVQNVYSNEDIPAEELEKLAG; encoded by the coding sequence ATGGCCGGACACTCAAAGTTCAAGAACATCATGCACCGCAAGGGCCGCGCCGACGCGGCCCGTTCGAAGCTCTTCTCCAAGCTGGCGCGGGAAATCACCGTAGCGGCCAAGGCGGGGCTGCCCGATCCGAACATGAACTCGCGCCTGCGGCTGGCCGTGGCCAACGCCAAGGCCGAGTCCATGCCCAAGGACGTCATCGACCGCGCCATCAAGAAGGGCGCCGGCGGCGACGCCGAGAGCTATGACGAGATCCGCTACGAGGGCTTCGGCCCCGGCGGGGTGGGCGTCATCGTCGAGGTGATGACCGACAACCGCAACCGCGCGGCGTCCAACGTGCGCTCGATCTTCGGCAAGAACGGCGGCAACCTCGGCGAGACGGGCGCGGTGTCGTTCATGTTCGACCGGGTCGGCCAGATCGTCTATCCGGCCAGCGCCGGCTCGGAGGACGCGGTGATGGAGGCGGCCATCGAGGCGGGCGCCGAAGACGTGGAATCCGATGAGGAATCCCACACCATCTACACCGCCTTCGAGCAGCTCTCCGAAGTGGCCGGGGCGCTGGAGAAGGCCCTGGGCGAGGCCAAGTCGACCTCGGTCGTCTGGCGGCCCAAGAGCCAGACCCCGATCTCGGGCGACGCGGCGGCGACGCTCCTGAAGCTGATCGACGCCCTCGAGGACGACGACGACGTGCAGAACGTCTACTCCAACGAGGACATCCCGGCCGAGGAGCTGGAGAAGCTGGCCGGCTGA
- a CDS encoding DUF5985 family protein → MSLHPNFTAGFLTAGYLVAGLFFLKFWRRTGDRLFAAFAAAFALMAINQAVPVLFGIPDEALGGVYLLRLAAFLLIIWAILRKNIARGG, encoded by the coding sequence GTGAGCCTGCATCCCAACTTCACCGCCGGCTTCCTGACCGCCGGCTACCTGGTGGCGGGCCTGTTCTTCCTGAAGTTCTGGCGCCGCACGGGCGACCGGCTGTTCGCCGCCTTCGCGGCGGCCTTCGCCCTGATGGCCATCAACCAGGCCGTGCCGGTGCTGTTCGGCATTCCCGACGAGGCGCTGGGCGGGGTCTATCTGCTGCGCCTGGCCGCCTTCCTGCTGATCATCTGGGCGATCCTGCGCAAGAACATCGCCCGCGGCGGCTGA
- a CDS encoding DUF5985 family protein codes for MKDWAPTAVYLLCLVTACLCAWLLLRAHLRSRSRLLLWTAASFVFLALNNLALVADMVVFPAVDLWIWRQVSAMIALGILLYGFIWEIEP; via the coding sequence ATGAAGGATTGGGCCCCCACGGCGGTCTACCTTCTGTGCCTTGTGACCGCCTGCCTGTGCGCCTGGTTGCTCCTGCGCGCCCATCTGCGCAGCCGCTCGCGCCTGCTGCTCTGGACCGCGGCCAGCTTCGTCTTCCTGGCGCTCAATAACCTGGCGCTCGTCGCCGACATGGTGGTGTTCCCCGCCGTCGACCTGTGGATCTGGCGCCAGGTCTCGGCGATGATCGCGCTCGGGATCCTGCTCTACGGCTTCATCTGGGAGATCGAGCCGTGA
- a CDS encoding SRPBCC family protein produces MTIRHAVLAGLAIAAAAGAARAADYVTIPIETGLDVPADVAWKKIGGYCDIGAWMKTSCVITSGKADEVGAVRRIADRVDEVLVSRTAWSYTYAQPKSPIDYHGTVEIRPEGAAKSKLIYTLVYDAAALPAGADKAKDVAGRTGMFTHVVQVMKGVAEAK; encoded by the coding sequence ATGACCATCCGCCACGCCGTCCTCGCCGGGCTCGCCATCGCCGCCGCCGCCGGCGCCGCGCGGGCCGCCGATTACGTGACCATCCCGATCGAAACCGGCCTCGACGTGCCGGCCGACGTGGCCTGGAAGAAGATCGGCGGCTACTGCGACATCGGCGCCTGGATGAAGACCAGCTGCGTGATCACCTCCGGCAAGGCCGACGAGGTGGGCGCGGTGCGCCGGATCGCCGACCGGGTGGACGAGGTGCTCGTCTCGCGCACCGCCTGGTCCTACACCTACGCCCAGCCGAAGTCGCCGATCGACTACCACGGCACGGTGGAGATCCGCCCGGAAGGCGCGGCCAAATCGAAGCTGATCTACACCTTGGTCTACGACGCCGCGGCCCTGCCGGCCGGCGCCGACAAGGCCAAAGACGTGGCCGGCCGCACGGGCATGTTCACCCACGTGGTCCAGGTCATGAAGGGCGTCGCCGAGGCGAAGTAG
- a CDS encoding DUF4142 domain-containing protein, with translation MNRAILVCAAATAALSLAACNKASNTAQSASNTASNMNPGQSEPVNKAQDAMGAAVGTTSAATMGARDTGAFVSNAAQSDMYEIQAAKMAEQRSKNPEVKAFAKMMVSDHTKLSNEMKPLITAAGQTPPADLDQRRKGFLDNLKAAPDADFDKTYIDQQVSAHDEALTLMQGYAKDGGDAGLKAAAGKAVPIIQKHSDEAKKIQAKLSAAKK, from the coding sequence ATGAACCGAGCCATCCTCGTCTGCGCCGCCGCGACCGCCGCCCTGTCGCTGGCCGCCTGCAACAAGGCCTCCAACACGGCGCAGAGCGCCTCCAACACCGCCTCCAACATGAATCCCGGCCAGAGCGAGCCGGTGAACAAGGCCCAGGACGCCATGGGCGCGGCGGTCGGCACGACCAGCGCCGCGACCATGGGCGCGCGCGACACCGGCGCGTTCGTCTCGAACGCCGCCCAGTCGGACATGTACGAGATCCAGGCAGCCAAGATGGCCGAGCAGCGGTCGAAGAACCCCGAGGTGAAGGCCTTCGCCAAGATGATGGTCAGCGACCACACCAAGCTGTCGAACGAGATGAAGCCGCTGATCACCGCCGCCGGCCAGACCCCGCCGGCCGACCTCGACCAGCGCCGCAAGGGCTTCCTCGACAACCTCAAGGCCGCCCCCGACGCCGACTTCGACAAGACCTACATCGACCAGCAGGTCTCGGCCCACGACGAGGCACTGACCCTGATGCAGGGCTACGCCAAGGACGGCGGCGACGCCGGCCTGAAGGCCGCCGCCGGCAAGGCCGTGCCGATCATCCAGAAGCACTCGGACGAGGCCAAGAAGATCCAGGCCAAGCTGAGCGCGGCGAAGAAGTAA
- a CDS encoding Cif family virulence factor → MRTLFLIGLLALGEPALAAAPTRLTEPAVRDFVGRQSKAWNAGDLGRYFALFAPGATFTDQGRAKDGRVVPYGTSTLAEARAQTRRARAKSKVAETTLISRIEIAPDGRSARVVAGEQIVLTTAGRARHLCAERVQTLIATPAGLRSKGQTDTYGPCR, encoded by the coding sequence ATGCGGACCCTTTTCCTGATCGGGCTGTTGGCCCTCGGCGAGCCGGCCCTGGCGGCCGCCCCGACGCGGCTCACCGAGCCTGCGGTCCGGGACTTCGTCGGGCGACAGTCCAAGGCCTGGAACGCCGGCGACCTTGGCCGCTACTTCGCGCTGTTCGCGCCGGGCGCGACCTTCACCGACCAGGGCCGGGCCAAGGACGGCCGGGTGGTGCCCTACGGCACGAGCACCCTGGCCGAGGCCCGCGCGCAGACACGCCGGGCGCGGGCCAAGTCGAAGGTGGCCGAAACCACGCTCATCTCACGCATCGAGATCGCGCCCGACGGCCGCAGCGCCAGGGTCGTGGCCGGCGAGCAGATCGTCCTGACGACCGCCGGCCGCGCCCGCCACCTGTGCGCCGAACGGGTCCAGACGCTGATCGCCACGCCGGCCGGCCTGCGCTCCAAGGGCCAGACCGACACCTACGGCCCCTGCCGCTAG
- a CDS encoding peptidylprolyl isomerase has product MLSKRTLIALLATLAAGPALAQAPAAQPAAKADPFVKLHTAEGDIVVELYADKAPITVRNFLHYVDTKRMDGATFYRSSTPPGDKTFDYGILQGGVGTDPKKLYPPIAHESTAKTGLSHTDGTISMTRYAPGTATANFSICVGDQTYLDADPKDPKANPGYAAFGRVVQGMDVVKKMLAAPRDPTKGVGVMKGEMLKKPIPILTARRVAWTPPAETAPAATVPPPASPQPASPQP; this is encoded by the coding sequence ATGCTCAGCAAGCGCACCCTCATCGCCCTTCTCGCCACGCTCGCCGCCGGGCCTGCCCTGGCCCAAGCCCCAGCGGCTCAGCCCGCCGCCAAGGCCGACCCGTTCGTGAAGCTGCACACCGCCGAGGGCGACATCGTCGTCGAGCTCTATGCCGACAAGGCGCCGATCACCGTGCGCAACTTCCTGCACTACGTGGACACCAAGCGGATGGACGGGGCGACCTTCTACCGGTCCTCGACGCCGCCCGGCGACAAGACCTTCGACTACGGTATCCTGCAGGGCGGGGTGGGCACCGATCCCAAGAAGCTCTATCCGCCGATCGCCCATGAGAGCACGGCCAAGACCGGCCTGTCGCACACCGACGGCACGATCTCCATGACCCGCTACGCGCCGGGCACGGCGACCGCCAACTTCTCGATCTGCGTCGGTGACCAGACCTACCTCGACGCCGATCCGAAGGACCCCAAGGCCAACCCCGGCTACGCCGCCTTCGGGCGGGTGGTGCAGGGCATGGACGTAGTCAAGAAGATGCTGGCCGCGCCGCGCGACCCGACCAAGGGCGTCGGGGTGATGAAGGGCGAGATGCTGAAGAAGCCGATCCCGATCCTCACCGCCCGGCGCGTCGCCTGGACGCCGCCGGCCGAGACCGCGCCCGCCGCCACCGTCCCTCCGCCTGCGAGCCCCCAGCCTGCGAGCCCCCAGCCGTGA